Within Planococcus citri chromosome 2, ihPlaCitr1.1, whole genome shotgun sequence, the genomic segment GAATGTAGATTCTAATAAAATATGCTTATTGCTTAAACGATCATGTaagcaaataaaatgaaataagaaaattttctaatcagGTCTGCCAACATTCAATACCTACAAGTTTTTTTGACAAGGGGAAAGGAGGATTCCCAAATGAAAATTGTGATCGAATAAATTGTATCAGTGCCAATTCATAAGATCAAGTATGAATGAAACTCACGTAGGTGACAAcgtaataaatattttattatcggggggaaaaatacgaaaaaacatAAGTTATACATACATAgatataaaaattgcaaaaatgatgTACAAAGTCTAATAGGTATCTCACTCCAACTTCGGGTTTTTCCGAAGAAACAcagagttaattttttcatcgattgatCCTTTTTCTATTTCATTAATTACTGATAAAATCCATAGGGCATGATCCGATAAATCGGTGAATGCTGCAATCGGTGTCAACGATGCTTGTTTCACACTAACAATGCCTCGCAGATAAGATATAccgtctttttgaaaaaatatacctccTCCACTGTCTCCTTGAAGAACACTGGGACCtgacaaaaaaaagcacatgtgTTTAAAAATTCGCTGTGAATGTGGTTATTTCTTACGAATAGTCTGAAcgaatcgtttgaaaaaattaatctcatcTGAATGAGGTAAtcatcaaaatcattaaaaatgtatttattatAGACCTTATGGAAgcgttgaaattatttttttgaaatgtaagtttacatttcctttttaaaaagtaaaaatgtttattttgacaaaatttggtgCAAAATCTAATCATTGAAAATCCacttgaggctccagaactgctgaaaatggTTCTAAACCGTGTTGTAAAGATAGGGCAATGACAAATTTATAGAAAGGGGggtctaaattttgaaaaatggtttcaaaaatcgtttttttgtgtgttttgtacggttgaatatttttaatgaatttttcgagaGATGGCCGCTGCTCCGATCCATCAGCATAGAACAGCTTCAAAACTAGTTTCTCGGTATTTAAACGAATTCTCGACTTTAAAGACATCCCCCCCCCATCACACCAAGTTGAAATGTCATGAGAATAGTTGAAAATTGGctattgaaaattgatactTACATCTGTAAGATATAACACCGAACAAttgtacaaaattacaaaaaattagccaaattgTAAGTATCAACACAGaatataaattatgaaaaaaaattgtgcaattaAAAAGAATTTCGcaacaattattgaaaaataagtcatccaaatacaatttaaaatgaataaaaatttgttgaaaaaagaaatcgttgaaaattttgtaaagtcCATTGATACTCGTATGATCAAAATTGGACGACATTTTGTAAAgtgcataaaaaaataacatgaGCTAGGTAAATGAAGAGTCATGAAAtggtttttcaaatgtttattttgcactttttttgattaggtatcCATAAAGTggtaattcaaatttatttgtttttgtgtggttattttgttgaaaacagAGGGTACTTTTGGAAAACAGCGTTAAATAGATGAAAAATCCCTATTCTTGAGGTGCTTATTCGCATTCATTTGTTCATGTaaggatatatttttttgaaaaacaacattgACTAGATAAAGAATTATAATGTTGGCAAtatgaaaaatcattagtcattTAGTAACTATTCAAATACGTACAACATGttcatttggttttttttttgtgaaaaacgaTATTAGCTCGCTATAGAATCATAATTCATAAGGcggtttttcaaatatacaaaatttcaatcatccAACTGCCTagggatattttttgaaaaacaacgttttcaGGTTGAGAAATCATTGCTCGTAAGGTGGTTATTCAAATTCATGTGTTGATGTTAGTTTGTTGTAAAAGCAACGTTAGCTTGATGAAAATACATTTggggatatttttttaaaaaatgatgttagCTTGATGGTTTTAGTTCAAATTTGTTCATTCATCTGTTTGGGATATTTTAAAACAACGTTATCTGGATGAAAAATCATCactcataaggtggtttttcgAATTCATAATGTATTATGTCAGCTTTTTATAAAAGCAACGTTAGCACGATGGAAAAGGAGTATGCATAAggtggttttaaatgaaatttgttcatttactTGCctagtgatattttttgaaaaacaacgttatctGAATGTAAAATCATTACTCATAAGGTGGTTATTCAAATACGTCAcatattaatgttttttttttctttcatataAGCAACGTTAACTTGACGACAATTCATTTGgggatgtttttgaaaaacaactttaGCTTGATGGAAAACCATTACTCATGAGGTGGTTAcagttcaaatttatttatttatttattcaccTGCCTagggatattttttgaaaaacaacgttatctGGATGCAAAATCATTACTCATGAGGTGATTTTAGTTTAAATTTCTTCATTCACCTGCCCagggatatttttttgaaaaacaacgttatctGGGTAAAAAATCGTCACGCATAAGGtggttattaaaaattcatgtcGAGTTGATGatagtttttcataaaaacaaagTTAGGTTGATGAAAATGCATTTgggggtatttttgaaaaacaacgttagcttgATGGAGAAGCATTGCTAATAAGATGGTTTTAGTttagatttattcattcatctGCCTAgggatactttttgaaaaacaacgttatctGGATCAAAAATCATCACTCAGAAGGTGGTTATTCAAATTCATGACATATTAATGCTAGTTGTTTGTGAAAGCAACGTTACCttgatggaaatttatttggggatgtttttgaaaaacaactttGGCTTGCTGGAGAAGCATCACTCATATAGtggttttaatttaaatttattcatttacctGCCTAGAAATACTTTtagaaaaacaacgttatcTGGATGAAAACTCATCACTCATagggtggtttttcaaattcttgacgTATTAATGTCGGTTTTTCATAAAAGTAACGTTAGcttgatgaaaattcatttggacatatttttgaaaaaagttagcCTGATGGAAAAGCAGTGCTCACAAGGTGGTTTTAGATtataaatttgttcatttacTTGAGtactgatattttttgaaaaacaacgttatctGAATAAAGAATCATTACTCATAAGGTGGTTATTCAAATTCATGACGtattaatgttgtttttttttcataaaagcaGCAttaacttgatgaaaattcattttaggatgtttttgaaaaacaactttaGCTTGATAGAAAAGCATTACTCATAAGATGGTTTTAGtttaaatttgttcatttaCCTGCTAAGGGATACTTTAGAAAAACAACATTATCTGGGTGAAAAATCGTCACTCATGAGGTggttattcaaatttttgtcgtgTTGATGCTAGTTTTTCATAAAAGCAAAGTTaggtgatgaaaatttatttggagatatttttgaaaaacaacgttagcttgATGGAGAAGCATTACTCCTAAGGTGGTTTTAGTTTTGAATCATTTATTCATTTGCCTAgggatactttttgaaaaacaacgctATCTGGATGAAAAATCATCACTCATAAGGTGGTTATTCAAATTTATGTGTCAATGATAGTTCTTTGTAAAAGCaacataaaatttaaatttggggatgtttttgaaaaacaactttaGCTTGATGGAAAACCATTACTCATGAGGTGGTTtcagtttaaatttatttattcattcacCTGCCTagggatattttttgaaaaacaacgttatccGGATGCCgggtgaaaaattattatgtactCATAAGGTGTTTTTAgtttaaatttcttcatttaCCTGCTCAGGGATACTTtagaaaaacaacgttatcTGGGTGAAAAATTGCCATTCATAAGGTTGTTATTAAAATTCATGTCATGTTGATGCTAGTTTTTCATAAAAGCAAAGTTAggtaatgaaaattcatttgtggatatttttgaaaaacaacgttagcttgATGGAGAAGCATTACTCATATGGTGGTTTTAGTtttgattcattcattcatctGTCTAGggatacattttgaaaaacagcgaTATCTGGATCAAAAATCATCACTCATAAGGTGGTTATTCCGATTCATGACGTATTAAtgttagttttttgtaaaagcAACGTTAGCTTGATGGAGAAGCACTAATAAAGTGGTTTTAATttagatttattcattcatctGCCTggggatattttttgaaaaacagcgttatctggatgaaaaatcattacttCTAAGGTGGTTATTCAAATTTATGACGTGTTAAtgttagttttttgtaaaagcAACGTTagctcgatgaaaaatttggggatattttttgaaaaacaacgttagctaggtTGAAGAATTGTAACTCTCAAGGTGTTTCACTGTTTTCGTACACattattgaatatttcaacaattttcaagcattttcaattgttttttatgGCTTTTTAATAGATTTTAGCATTTTATCTACAGTTTTTGTCTAATTTTATCCAATTGtatggaaatttcatcaattttatggacaatttttactgatttttatgcCCATTTTACGGTTTTTATCccattttatacaatttttgtgagatttaatttaattttgatacctaataagtacctacttgatacattttttggaattttcaaaaaattctacttataacagatttttgtgcaattttttcaaaatttttcccaattttaacatgttttagAGAGTGCATTTTTAGTGCATGAGTGACCTTAACTATTGATCACTTCTCAGGGggtttttaaagcaaaaaattcgTCAAGTAAGCAactttttggagttttcaaaattcatcaaaactaaAATCCAACTCCTGCTTTGCAACTCTAGTTGATTGCCTCTCTCTCTAAGCCAATTTAGATcattttcaagccattctggagctttcagaaaTCTTGGTTGTCTTTTCTCCAGCTACTTGTAATTTCTGTAGAAAGCACCGTTTATTTGTAACTTTGGTAGCTGAACATTTAATTCTGTTTCAAGTTTGGCATTATAGGAGtctgaattttcacgatttccgAACCGATTTAGTGCTTCATCGCAAACGATGTTGATTATGGCTTCTAATGCCATACTTAATGAGTCTAGAAACTGAAGAAAAATAAGGTGATATTTACTGTCTTCTTTATCTGAACCAgcacaaaatttatcaaaagagATGTACGCTCGGAAATCATCAGGGACCGTAATCAAGCAACGTGCACGACTTATATAAGGTAAACTGACAGCCATTAATTTTTCGGTGTATTTGCCATTCTCATCAAGTCCCCATCCTGCAACCTACGTAAATAAAcatatcaccaaaaatcaattcgattataatgttttttacaaattgagaaATCAATATTCAGGCCATAAGTATACTTTTCCAAGTGTTCCTTCTGGTGGATATTCGCCCAATACCAAGCTTTGCCAATCAATATGAGCTGGTAGAACCGTTGGATTGGAGGTGATGTTTCGTTCGAGGATTAAAATTGCGATATCTGCGGTAAAATAGTTTTTCAAGCCCATGTAACCTTTTCCAGAAAGGCGTATTTCTTTAAtctgatttgaatatttttgcattagaattttttctagttttttgccCATTGACTCACTTACCTTGGAATGCTTACCTCATAtggtttttgattttcgttATCTGACACGGAATAACTTCTCGTGAATTTGCTGACAACGATTTCGTAATCGGTAAAGTTATGTGTTCTGCCTGTGTCCTCATTATAAAAACAATGAgcagctagaaaaaaaaaatgttcgaaggAAATAagtgtttcatttttgagttttcgtTTGTCTTTTTCTGTATAAATTGTTTACCAACCTGATACAACTAGTCTAGGATGAATAATTGTACCTCCACAAATGAGTAAATGATCTCGATTGAAAATTGCTACATGCCAAGGAGAGCCAACACATTCAATAAGTCCCCGTGCGGCTCCACCAGGATTGATTGGAGGAGGGTGTTTGCAGTCTGTGAATTTGAAATGCGAATTAGATTATTATTGTACATAGTACATTGATGTAAGATTGAAATATGACTGAACAGATCGAGTTTTCACCTAGGGCACAGAAAAATAAAGGATTGTCCCATTTTCCTTCGTCGTCACAAGTAATTTCAGCGTAACTAGGGCGGTAATCCGAATAGGTGTGGTAAGGCATGCATTTTGGGCGTACTTTTGTTCCAGGAAGTAGCGAGTCTACGTTGCAAGGAATTTTTAATCCATTATGGTAGCATCTCAGGTCAACGTTCGCGTCCATTGGAGCCAATTTTTCGCATCTTTCTgcgatgaaaattactcgaattaGGTGTAGCTCACACTCACATCAAGTTTTTAGCTGTCaagtttgagtaaaaatcaGTGTGTCTTTTACTTGTACAATTTTTAATCGGAGGTATCCAATTTCCTTCGAAGCAAacggaatttgaatttttttcatcaattggaAAATAACCAGAATTGCACTTGCTGTTAGCAATAGTGAATTCTTGAACTACTCCATTTTCTACGCATGATATCGGCTGCTGTTTTCGCTGATATGAGATGGTTTTACCAACAAGTGGGCCCGGTATGGTGCACGTTTCACTAAATTAAAACAAGgatgtaggtattaatttttaataaatatgtacctaccatttttaaaaaaaagaaagagtacaatcttttgaataattttagactTGAGGTGGATTGTTGGCAGTGGTGAGCCAACAGATATTGGTAGCATTTTTAGATTAAATggttcgataaaatttttcaaaaacttacttaTTAATTCCTGATTCAGTTTTTTTATCTTCGTGAACAGTTGCATTACACATCTGTGCCAATTCATCCGAACCATCGTAACATTGTTTCAAACCATCGCATCGATATTTTTCTTCGATGCATCCGCCATATTcgcattggaaaaatttttctttacatCTGATTATATAATTTTATGTTCATTAGGTTCAGTTTATATTTtagatatttattcattttttgaaaatttgaaagagaaaaaaacgtaaagaTGTAGATTGTAGAAACTTGTTGAATGAAGtgaacaattgatttttttagtacTGACGTTGTATTCGAACAATGGTGACGTGCTTCATCCGAATTATCTTCGCAATCCAGTATCCCATCGCAAAGGAATGATTTATCAACGCATTGCCCATTATCGCATTTGAATTTGTTATCTTAGAAGTGAGAATGATCGGCGAAATGGATGCTTTTAGGCACGACTGTGTTGGTAATTAATCTCATAAATATCACCTAAGGGGGGACATTTATCCGACTCCTAGCTAGCTCAGATGGGAGTTCTCTTGGATGATCAAACTGATTTCTAAGTCATCAAGTGTGCATAAATAATCAACatttaaatattatttatgtacataaGGTTTATTTTGAGAAGATATTCACTACATAGACTACATACATAACACATCGTTATATGTTATTAATTCGTTGTATGTGCTCTATCTAAACAAATAGGCTAGTACTTAAGGTACTGGTCCTGGCGAATCATGACAATTAAACATGGAATTGAGACCTTACTAGTCAAGTATCTTACTACGACTATGTATGCGATATGAGTTCCTAATGACGTGAGTGAGGAATCCATGCTCCATCCCTCACGTCTATTGACATCATCTATTAATTACGATAAAGTTATAATTAACATAGTGGCTGAGAGACCACCAAGTAAGCTTACACTTACCTAAAACTGCTCACTGTCACACCACCTCTtttccttagcctaccccaataatagtggctgtcggtggctGCTTTACGAAGAGACACACGTAACGCACGCTCTACTTGAAGATGTCTAGATTCATCTCAGTAGCCGCAAAAAGGAGATAAATAGGTAAACGCAGACGATACAGAAAGTAATTACGTTAATTACTCGATCGGCGAATGATTAAACAAATAGATGAAATTACCACGCTAAAAGTGGGATAAACACGAGTTCGATGTCTCATCAGGAGACTTTACGTTAAATTCGACACTATGTGACCACAATGCCACTTGGTACCTTACGCTGCAGACGATAGAAAACAAGTGAGGATCGTGGCGGAATTCTCATAGAGAGTTGCCACGAGATCCGCACAATCTTGGATCACCCCTTTGGGTGGCAGATGCTACTTGACATGATTTATGTGTAAAATACACCTATTGTCAAGTAGCTTAATGTAGAAATAGTTCCCACGTTACGACGATTCCCCTAATCAGGTTGTAATATAATATCCCAGAAGTACTGCGCCAATgtgataataataattaccaCTTACGGGGGGAAGACTAGAAATACCACTTAGACGGAATATTTATACCACTATGTGGACTTACCTGTTATTTGCTCGGATAACACAGGATACACAGTACAGATGAAATAGAATATTGCATATTACGATAATAAATACGGTTTTGGTTACTCAAGAGGTATTTATTTACGTTACATTTACATAAAAACTCCCTTAAAGGGTATATTAACACGAATTACTCCCTCGATGGGGTACTTTAAACATTAACCGAACTCCCTCGATGGGGTATATTAACAAAACTCCCGCGAACGGGTAAATTAACTCATTTAAGATTATAATGGGTTGGTAATTAAACCGAACACGGATGGCGAGCTGTCCTTTGTCCTCTTGATCAGGGAGAACGAGCACGGAGATACACGTTGGTGTCTCTCCTAGCTATAAGAACAGACTCACGCTGCCAGTACTATTAACTGACTTAACAGACTGGTACTAGCAGACTTGTACTGCTGGACTGTTACTGGCAGACTAACTCGTTCTCCTCTACGTAGCTCGGACGGAGCTCCGCTTACGAGGACGGACGCAGTGTTACCACAGTAGTAAACCCTAATTGTACGTTGACACCAGGTTGGCCATATGCActatcacatatgcccctctgaggtTTAGCTTTAATGGCCTCACCATTGAAGGAAAGCACGGAAAAAACTGGATAGTAATATGTAAACCGGTGACAACGGACAATTGCTATACCCTTCTGCCCCCCGTACTTTCATTGAATGTGAGTACGTGTACGGAAAGACAGAAGTATGAATTTGAAGTTGCGAAGCCAAGAAAGACATCCGCGCCGGTAGATGCAATCAGTTGGCCTTCAACTGCCGACATCCAAGGACATCGAACAATCAAAGCACCAACCAAAGTACAAGGACTTTAAGCGGCGACTATTCAAGGTCACGCAGACAAAAAGATCGAACGTGAGGGTTGCAAGTGGTAACAACCACGGAAAGGTTTTGAAATCCGTATACGGTtgtggagttatttttttacttcggacGTGTAATCGTCCGATGAGATTTCAGCCTTAGATGACCTTTGGCTGAGAGGACTTGAGATTCGGACAGCTCGAATGAGATATTTACTTCGTGTACTTCGGTTTGAGTCGGCATCGAGAAAGCCAAGGGAGAAAACATAAATAAACACCTTTTAAACATTCTTAAAAATACGGTGATGACcttggaaacaaaaaatcatcatctGCATCTGTCGGAATTGCAGGTCTCGTGAATCGGATGAACGTATATAGACTGGTATCATCTCGTCGTTGAAATTATCatatatcgtcgtcgtcgtcgatggaATTGGATCATGCGTTGAAGAATCGTAGCTCACGGATCAATTGTAATTACCGTATCGTAAAGGTGGATCGGAAGACATTGTCTGTTAGCGAATTACAAAGCATAATAGTTGTGGTAATCTAGCAGTAAATAAACATTTGGAACAATTCTTCGattatacaaaacaaaaaaaaacaaaaaaatttttagctatCGAACACGTAAACGACAAACAATATTTATAAGCttctaaaattaacaaaatatatatataaaacgataaaaataataaaatgtacaatacatggaaaaaacaaacaaacaaaaagtgatactaataatgaaaattataaactgGATCTACATACAATGTTTTGTTTTAAGtttcaaatcacaaaatatgaacaaaattgACATCGAATAGAACAaaagatgaacaaatttcataattaaaaattaagaaaaagaaagaaaacgaaaaaatttgattctacactaaaatgaacaaaatttatcGATATATTTAACATGATACTTCCTCGTACGAGAATTGAGGGCATCAGCACTGATAATGGCTGGTTTGTTGAAAGTTAGCATTGAATATGCATGAGTATTACCGCATTTTCTACTTTACTGGGGTAAAGAATCGGTATCGAGGTCTTTAAGGTCGTCGGATAACATAGCATCCGGATCTACGTCGCCTCCGAGCTGTTGTCGCCAATTATCCGAATTGACGATTTCTTCGATCAAATTAGAGTTCTCACCATTAGATGGAATGTCTATGACGGCGTTTTGATCGATCGGCAATGATTCTACGGATTGTTGAGCGGGTGCTGCATCGGAAGGACGAGATGCGGGAATTTGACCTTCAAGGCACGACCTTAAGATGGAAGTTTCGGTCGTGGCCTTGGATTTTCTAATGACCTTCAGCGGTTTAATCGGTTGAGATTTCGATAATTTCGCCGTGTGCATACGAGCAGTTGGGTTTTGTTTCACCGGCGTCTTCTTTTTGGAATTAGAAGAGCGAGTGGACCTATTTGACACAATAGAACCTTCGTTAGAACTGTGGTCGGTGTCCATCTCTTCTCGGAAACGAGTCATTAACGGTGATTCATTTGGGGAAATAGGAACTTTGACAAGTCGACCGCTGAAGGGTTCGTGAGCTACAGGAGCGTGAGCTTCTGTTTCTTTCGAATACGAATCAATCTCAGCAGCTTGTTGTCGCTTGAAGGTGGTTTCAGTAATGGACTGATTGGAAAGTCGAATTTCTAACCTCTGCTTTTTATCTGGATCGCATTTGATCTTCGAAGAATTATTCTCCGATTCGGTTTGCGTTTTGAGAATTCCAGCTATCGTATAAGCAGGTTTCGACGGTTTTAGGCGGGGATCTCCTCTTTTCTTATCGGGAAAGTGGACGAAGCGATCGGGAATGTCTCTGGTCATTTCCGCGTGCATGTCGTGGTACCTAGCAATTTCTTCAGCACTACGTTGAGCTTGATAGTATGCGTTGGAAAGACCGGAGAATTGGGGCTGACCAGAAGAATCCGTGTTCTCAGAAAGAGTAACGGGTTGGTCTTGTTCCATAGGGGTAGGAGCTTTCGTAGGAGATTTATTCGGACTTTgattcgaaatatttgaatcatTGGACGGGTGTTCGAACGAGACTGGTGTCGGAGGTTTCGACATCATTTTGTAAGTTTGGGTGGTCTCATCGAATATGGGTCTCGGAGCGAGAGGAGAAATCAGCCTAAGCTGTTTCTTGGTCTGAGTCGGTAGAGGTGAACGATCATCAAGGGATGTATTTGAATTTGACCTTGAAACTGATCGCGACTCGGTAAGGTTTGTTTGGGATGTACTTCGCGATACTTTGCCAGGTTGGAATTCTGGCGCAGCCACGTTTAGCGTATGAGAGCTAGAGGCTGATGAAGTCGAGTTTTCACGAGTACGCGAAGCAGGAGTGATAACATCGGACTCCGATTCCGTTTCGGTTGATGCGAAGTAGTCCCAATGATCTTCATCGAATTCGGGGACTGGTTCGGGTTCGTTTGTAGAATCTTCGAGAAGTCCGGCCGCGTTTCTAAAGTCTCCTTCAGTAACGGGAATAAATGACTCTCGAATGCGATGTGCTATATATCGATATTCGCAAGTTTTGAAGTATGGACCATCTTGATCCATTCGCGATTCCACGTCACGTTCAGACAAGTTGACTATGAAACGGGGCGCGTATTCGTACTGGAATCTGTGTGAATTATATGACGAATCAAGGACGTCTATGATACCTTGGGTGTGAGATCTTGGTTGGGACTTATGGGTTATCGGAGGCAATACGACGATGCGTTGAACTCTCCTCTTAATACACAAGGAAATAAATCCAGACCATGTATTTCGAAAAGATGACGGATCAAGTCTATTGACAATGTCAAATGTGCCTATGGCGATAATTATTTGGTGAGGTAGGGATTCTAGTCGTCCTAAACTGGCAACTAGGTCTGTAACTGACAGTCCTCTTCCATAGAATTCTGGGTGTAAGTGTCTTATATGAGGCCTTTTCTTACAAATGTAAGTAGCTAAGCCAGTCGCATGACCATCACCGACAATGAGAAAATTGTACGCAAAGACCGCCACTTTCTGCGTGCCATCGTTATTTCGAACTCCTGCAATCATGAAAAATTGCGGATATGCTCGTAACGGATAAAATGGTAGCAGATCGTTTACATTTGGGTTTGCATCTCGATAACGTTCTTCGAACTTTGTAATATTTTCGTGAGTTCGATCGAGATTTAACGGTACTTGAGACTGAGACGGTCGTTTGTTCTCTATTTGTTGTTGAATAGGAGCTGCTTCGGCAGGTGGTTGGCGGAAAGCCGGAATCGCCGCAGTCCTTTGCTGTACAAGAGACACATTGAAAAATGGACGTGACTGTTGTGACATATTTGGGGTTTGTACCGGATGATCGCGAGGTAGTGATCGATTAGATAAATTTCGATCCCTCGACGTTTCTCGTGAATTGCCTTGATGGGGGCTCCGGTCTCGCCATAATGGAGAGGTTCCGGGATTCGAACGAGACTTCGGTA encodes:
- the LOC135834477 gene encoding modular serine protease-like isoform X1 — its product is MKSLLYMFLFSSYLHLPQTSVLGSEMQGEKMDDCVRCKEKFFQCEYGGCIEEKYRCDGLKQCYDGSDELAQMCNATVHEDKKTESGINNETCTIPGPLVGKTISYQRKQQPISCVENGVVQEFTIANSKCNSGYFPIDEKNSNSVCFEGNWIPPIKNCTKRCEKLAPMDANVDLRCYHNGLKIPCNVDSLLPGTKVRPKCMPYHTYSDYRPSYAEITCDDEGKWDNPLFFCALDCKHPPPINPGGAARGLIECVGSPWHVAIFNRDHLLICGGTIIHPRLVVSAAHCFYNEDTGRTHNFTDYEIVVSKFTRSYSVSDNENQKPYEIKEIRLSGKGYMGLKNYFTADIAILILERNITSNPTVLPAHIDWQSLVLGEYPPEGTLGKVAGWGLDENGKYTEKLMAVSLPYISRARCLITVPDDFRAYISFDKFCAGSDKEDSPSVLQGDSGGGIFFQKDGISYLRGIVSVKQASLTPIAAFTDLSDHALWILSVINEIEKGSIDEKINSVFLRKNPKLE
- the LOC135834477 gene encoding modular serine protease-like isoform X2 → MCNATVHEDKKTESGINNETCTIPGPLVGKTISYQRKQQPISCVENGVVQEFTIANSKCNSGYFPIDEKNSNSVCFEGNWIPPIKNCTKRCEKLAPMDANVDLRCYHNGLKIPCNVDSLLPGTKVRPKCMPYHTYSDYRPSYAEITCDDEGKWDNPLFFCALDCKHPPPINPGGAARGLIECVGSPWHVAIFNRDHLLICGGTIIHPRLVVSAAHCFYNEDTGRTHNFTDYEIVVSKFTRSYSVSDNENQKPYEIKEIRLSGKGYMGLKNYFTADIAILILERNITSNPTVLPAHIDWQSLVLGEYPPEGTLGKVAGWGLDENGKYTEKLMAVSLPYISRARCLITVPDDFRAYISFDKFCAGSDKEDSPSVLQGDSGGGIFFQKDGISYLRGIVSVKQASLTPIAAFTDLSDHALWILSVINEIEKGSIDEKINSVFLRKNPKLE